The Melanotaenia boesemani isolate fMelBoe1 chromosome 8, fMelBoe1.pri, whole genome shotgun sequence DNA window GCATGATGAGCAGGTAAACCCCCATCGGCAGAGAGCTGAAGTACAGGAGCCCCAGCACCCACACTAGTGCCCGGGCTGAAGTCTGACACAGGAGGGCTGCACAGTTCCAGACAGTCCACCTCTGTGTGATGGACGCAATAGAGTCCAGACTAGATGAGCGGTAGCCCTGGTTTGATGTGTGAGAACCATGCTGGTGATGAAGGTCTTGGGTGGATGTAGATGCCGGTGGAGGCTCCATGATCGTGATGACTACAAAATTAGGGGAGCTCCGGATGGTGGAGTAGGTAGTTGGAGAAGAATTGGAGGACATGGAGGAAGGGGACATCAAAGGTGAGTTTCCACCCATCAGGGAACTCAGGCGGCGTGGGCTAAGTAGCAGCTCTGTTGTCGCATCCTGGTGGAAGTGAAGGTTCCTCTGATTCCTACTTTGGAGAGCCAACGTTGCTACCAGGTTACAGTCATCTGGCAGGCTGTTTACTGCCTCTCCT harbors:
- the rnf182 gene encoding E3 ubiquitin-protein ligase RNF182, whose amino-acid sequence is MFGLQSSEDGSDGCGYLDLLSTEELECKICYFAYNLCSRRPKMLECCHRVCSKCLIKILDLGESPPNALVCPFCRYVTRLPGEAVNSLPDDCNLVATLALQSRNQRNLHFHQDATTELLLSPRRLSSLMGGNSPLMSPSSISPNFVVITIMEPPPASTSTQDLHHQHGSHTSNQGYRSSSLDSIASITQRWTVWNCAALLCQTSARALVWVLGLLYFSSLPMGVYLLIMQRTTVGVLLVSLVPASLIMIMIYGFCQCICHEFWDCMPP